One window of Brachybacterium ginsengisoli genomic DNA carries:
- a CDS encoding carbohydrate ABC transporter permease, with protein sequence MSTIAPGALPSTAAVTPRRKPVKVKLDRSEVVLRSISYFSVTLFTIFCALPFILILSASVSSESEIMKDGFGLLPRGFSLEAYEFIFRYPRAIIGSYVVTITMTVAGTAIGLFIIAMTGFALQRRDFIYRNHISFFIYFTTLFSAGLAPTYIWVTQVLGLKGSYLAVFLQLLLTPWLIILMKNFARSVPWEIVESGKIDGAGDFRIFVQLAFPMLKPALATVGLFLALGYWNEWYLSSLYLGSAVEFKPLQYYLYNVINTANALKNSVAGANVTVTALPTNTLKMASAVVATGPIILLYPFVQKYFVSGLTVGAVKG encoded by the coding sequence ATGAGCACCATCGCCCCCGGGGCCCTGCCCTCCACCGCCGCCGTGACCCCGCGACGCAAGCCCGTCAAGGTCAAGCTGGACCGCAGCGAGGTCGTGCTGAGGTCGATCTCCTACTTCTCGGTCACGCTGTTCACGATCTTCTGCGCGCTGCCGTTCATCCTCATCCTCTCGGCCTCCGTCTCGAGCGAGTCGGAGATCATGAAGGATGGCTTCGGGCTCCTCCCGCGCGGCTTCTCCCTCGAGGCCTACGAGTTCATCTTCCGGTACCCCCGCGCGATCATCGGCTCGTACGTCGTGACCATCACGATGACCGTGGCCGGCACGGCGATCGGCCTGTTCATCATCGCGATGACGGGATTCGCCCTGCAGCGCCGGGACTTCATCTACCGCAACCACATCTCGTTCTTCATCTACTTCACGACCCTGTTCTCGGCGGGCCTCGCCCCGACCTACATCTGGGTCACGCAGGTCCTGGGCCTCAAGGGCTCCTACCTCGCCGTGTTCCTCCAGCTGCTGCTGACGCCGTGGCTGATCATCCTCATGAAGAACTTCGCCCGCTCGGTCCCGTGGGAGATCGTCGAGTCGGGCAAGATCGACGGCGCCGGCGACTTCCGGATCTTCGTCCAGCTCGCCTTCCCGATGCTCAAGCCCGCACTGGCCACCGTCGGCCTGTTCCTGGCGCTCGGCTACTGGAACGAGTGGTACCTGTCCTCGCTGTACCTGGGCAGCGCCGTGGAGTTCAAGCCGCTGCAGTACTACCTCTACAACGTCATCAACACCGCGAACGCGCTGAAGAACTCCGTCGCCGGCGCGAACGTGACGGTGACGGCCCTGCCCACGAACACGCTGAAGATGGCCAGCGCCGTCGTGGCCACCGGCCCCATCATCCTGCTCTACCCCTTCGTCCAGAAGTACTTCGTCTCCGGCCTCACCGTCGGCGCCGTGAAGGGCTGA
- a CDS encoding ABC transporter substrate-binding protein codes for MERRTLLKIGAASVPALFVTSALAGCGSSSGGDGGGTPTITMLVLGDKPTNGRLEAMLEKLNAVLTERASAILALYYVEWADWQTQYNVQLLSGDGSIDLIGTASDWLFAWDNASKGAFLELEEPLLQENAPKTWAQVDESGDWDLTKLDDVIYFVPEDNYTQYTNHGFFYRGDWATEAGFTDGTITKFEDFTTYFQWVKDNQSEAYPWDVSGSNAAVLDGYIAGHGDFQTIQGLSAGNYFPLHTTESNPYKVTSWLLEGDLLQEAAKIAKEWNDLGVWREDALNYDGDTRELFYAGLSGADQHHTQTFLTGIVFNMTAKQEGSDPKFFYWGSENGNFFKDLKTHGAMAVSATSSNPEKSLAVYDLLRNDEECYRLINFGIEDTDYVVTEDGKLDFPTGYDPSTDGLGANFWYGRMDDYELDRVTDADYKWDYYAELDKVAKVYPYETLVIDQNAFAPALSAVSGVLSEYLPQLQYGKFDDPASAISDMRSKLDGAGLSDIIASVQEQMDTWKADKGLS; via the coding sequence ATGGAACGCAGGACTCTTCTCAAGATCGGGGCGGCCTCCGTCCCCGCGCTCTTCGTCACGTCCGCCCTCGCCGGGTGCGGCTCCTCCTCGGGAGGCGACGGCGGCGGCACCCCGACCATCACGATGCTGGTGCTGGGCGACAAGCCCACCAACGGCCGCCTCGAGGCGATGCTCGAGAAGCTCAACGCCGTCCTCACCGAGAGGGCGAGCGCGATCCTCGCGCTGTACTACGTGGAGTGGGCGGACTGGCAGACCCAGTACAACGTGCAGCTGCTCTCCGGTGACGGCTCGATCGACCTCATCGGCACCGCCTCCGACTGGCTCTTCGCCTGGGACAACGCGAGCAAGGGCGCCTTCCTCGAGCTCGAGGAGCCGCTCCTGCAGGAGAACGCCCCGAAGACCTGGGCGCAGGTCGACGAGTCCGGCGACTGGGACCTCACGAAGCTCGACGACGTCATCTACTTCGTCCCCGAGGACAACTACACCCAGTACACCAACCACGGCTTCTTCTACCGCGGCGACTGGGCCACAGAGGCCGGCTTCACGGACGGCACCATCACGAAGTTCGAGGACTTCACGACCTACTTCCAGTGGGTCAAGGACAACCAGTCCGAGGCCTACCCGTGGGACGTCTCGGGCTCGAACGCCGCGGTGCTGGACGGCTACATCGCCGGTCACGGCGACTTCCAGACCATCCAGGGCCTCAGCGCCGGCAACTACTTCCCGCTGCACACCACCGAGTCGAACCCCTACAAGGTCACCTCCTGGCTCCTGGAGGGCGACCTCCTGCAGGAGGCCGCGAAGATCGCCAAGGAGTGGAACGACCTCGGCGTGTGGCGCGAGGACGCGCTGAACTACGACGGCGACACCCGCGAGCTGTTCTACGCGGGCCTCTCCGGCGCCGATCAGCACCACACCCAGACCTTCCTCACCGGGATCGTCTTCAACATGACGGCCAAGCAGGAGGGCTCGGACCCGAAGTTCTTCTACTGGGGCAGCGAGAACGGGAACTTCTTCAAGGACCTCAAGACCCACGGGGCGATGGCGGTCTCCGCCACCAGCAGCAACCCCGAGAAGTCCCTCGCGGTGTACGACCTCCTGCGCAACGACGAGGAGTGCTACCGCCTGATCAACTTCGGCATCGAGGACACCGACTACGTCGTCACCGAGGACGGGAAGCTCGACTTCCCGACGGGCTACGACCCCTCCACCGACGGTCTCGGAGCGAACTTCTGGTACGGCCGCATGGACGACTACGAGCTCGATCGCGTCACCGATGCCGACTACAAGTGGGACTACTACGCCGAGCTCGACAAGGTCGCGAAGGTGTACCCGTACGAGACCCTGGTCATCGACCAGAACGCCTTCGCCCCGGCACTCTCGGCCGTCAGCGGTGTGCTCTCCGAGTACCTGCCGCAGCTCCAGTACGGCAAGTTCGACGACCCCGCCTCGGCGATCTCGGACATGCGCTCCAAGCTGGACGGCGCCGGGCTGAGCGACATCATCGCCTCCGTGCAGGAGCAGATGGACACCTGGAAGGCGGACAAGGGCCTCAGCTGA
- a CDS encoding YesL family protein, protein MKSLMAADSPLQRILGRVADVMILNLLFFVTSLPLITLGASLTALSRTALEMVDDRQDSVPGTYLRAFRQNLRQATILLGIAVAAVAVLLAWLLVVSALDVSPLLVGLAYAVIAVVALRLLVILCFLFPYQATFEGGTREVITAARKMSARHPVAALGMVAVLVLPVVVTVTEPALAGYGLFWLLFGAGAIACVNALLLRSVFSRYIPTETTPDLKETSR, encoded by the coding sequence ATGAAGAGCCTGATGGCGGCGGATTCCCCGCTGCAGAGGATCCTGGGCAGGGTCGCGGACGTGATGATCCTGAACCTGCTGTTCTTCGTGACCTCGCTGCCGCTGATCACCCTCGGCGCCTCGCTGACGGCGCTGAGCCGCACCGCGCTGGAGATGGTCGACGACCGGCAGGACTCGGTGCCCGGGACCTATCTGCGTGCGTTCCGGCAGAACCTGCGCCAGGCGACGATCCTGCTCGGGATCGCGGTCGCGGCGGTCGCGGTGCTCCTCGCCTGGCTGCTGGTGGTCTCCGCCCTCGACGTCTCCCCGCTCCTCGTGGGCCTCGCCTATGCGGTGATCGCGGTGGTCGCGCTGCGGCTCCTGGTGATCCTGTGCTTCCTCTTCCCGTACCAGGCGACCTTCGAGGGCGGCACCCGCGAGGTGATCACCGCCGCGCGGAAGATGTCCGCCCGCCACCCCGTCGCCGCGCTCGGCATGGTGGCCGTGCTCGTGCTGCCCGTCGTGGTCACCGTGACCGAGCCCGCGCTGGCGGGCTACGGGCTGTTCTGGCTCCTGTTCGGCGCCGGCGCCATCGCCTGCGTCAACGCGCTGCTGCTGCGCTCCGTCTTCTCCCGCTACATCCCCACCGAGACCACCCCTGACCTGAAGGAGACGTCGCGATGA
- a CDS encoding beta-galactosidase — translation MTPRPTTLELGAGRLLLDGTPSVLLCSSVFPFRIPSEQWDHRLQLVQESGYRMVDLYVHWGFHEQVPGTIDLSSPERDLARFLELAAARDLLVMARPGPYICSETDGGGLPWWLHGDAATAPAALRTTDPAYLEAVDRWFDAVMPILAAAQIVRGGPVALVQIENELDFFDCPDPEDYMAHLVERTRAHGIEVPIIACAGQGDLAGASGDAEHVVPTVNLYPSDTSRSFDAEARHYAAELASRNLPLMVTETNRMHRTLRREILAGARLVAPYLQTSGFDHLVLPSAGNWGDPGNLMTHDYDFDGYLTPDGRRRPEYDEAVALGATLAAWGDRLATALPVPLDSVAVDGIATGGALALDGGGFVVGPAELDDLATAVLLRPSGSTAGIAAVLAPGTCPFWALDVPLEPWGAEGTLTAATAELIGVRPPIAGTSDSLVLTFEGGVDAHVALELAADGGEPEHLVQTGPGEARSQSARIPVRLIVQERAYSLADPEPVLARVAAHRLPVHDALAELGTVHPLEEGAALPGAERLGLADGRVRAEFELSAEATEVLVLEAADLVRLELDGTDHGVSVTHGAPRSLPLAPGTGHALRVDAEIWGRANFDDARRPALHLGAGRGTGQVLQVLRTEDVSDAWEVRRIPDRRSRGDLAAPPLRELGGWSSARPGRDTLYGRALGPVTSSAVLRLVGLTHPVHVALDGGEETLVVPDAPVLVLPGAGSGAVDVTVRTPHVPGGLLERVELLTVVPARCTRLRTLAEADLAAELTAVAAASAEEAWTAVPAAFDGLRVGAGRPVLLRLEGADRTSDQGLLLELAGQDVEVTVLAGGRRVSRHVLGEPVVGGGPAGRSWVPASWCGPEGGEVLLLVEAIEGAGGIFEGARRAATSR, via the coding sequence ATGACGCCGCGCCCCACCACCCTCGAGCTCGGCGCCGGCAGGCTCCTGCTCGACGGCACCCCGTCGGTCCTGCTGTGCTCCTCCGTGTTCCCCTTCCGCATCCCGTCGGAGCAGTGGGACCACCGCCTGCAGCTCGTGCAGGAGTCGGGCTACCGGATGGTGGACCTCTACGTGCACTGGGGCTTCCACGAGCAGGTGCCCGGCACCATCGACCTCAGCTCCCCGGAACGGGACCTGGCCCGCTTCCTCGAGCTCGCCGCCGCCCGGGACCTTCTGGTGATGGCGCGGCCGGGCCCGTACATCTGCTCGGAGACCGACGGTGGCGGCCTGCCGTGGTGGCTGCACGGCGACGCCGCCACCGCGCCGGCCGCGCTGCGCACCACCGATCCCGCCTATCTCGAGGCCGTGGACCGCTGGTTCGACGCCGTCATGCCGATCCTCGCCGCGGCGCAGATCGTTCGCGGCGGCCCGGTCGCCCTCGTGCAGATCGAGAACGAGCTCGACTTCTTCGACTGCCCCGACCCGGAGGACTACATGGCCCACCTGGTCGAGCGCACCCGCGCCCACGGCATCGAGGTGCCGATCATCGCGTGCGCCGGCCAGGGCGACCTCGCGGGGGCCAGCGGCGACGCCGAGCACGTCGTCCCCACCGTGAACCTGTACCCCTCGGACACCTCGCGCAGCTTCGACGCGGAGGCCCGCCATTATGCGGCCGAGCTCGCCTCCCGGAACCTGCCGCTCATGGTCACCGAGACCAACCGGATGCACCGCACGCTGCGCCGCGAGATCCTCGCCGGCGCCCGGCTCGTCGCGCCCTATCTGCAGACCTCGGGCTTCGACCACCTGGTGCTGCCGTCGGCCGGCAACTGGGGGGACCCGGGCAACCTCATGACCCACGACTACGACTTCGACGGGTACCTCACCCCCGACGGCCGTCGGCGGCCCGAGTACGACGAGGCCGTGGCGCTCGGCGCGACCCTCGCGGCCTGGGGCGACCGTCTCGCCACCGCGCTGCCGGTCCCGCTGGACTCCGTGGCGGTCGACGGCATCGCCACCGGCGGCGCGCTCGCCCTGGACGGCGGCGGGTTCGTGGTGGGTCCGGCAGAGCTCGACGACCTCGCCACCGCCGTCCTCCTGCGCCCGAGCGGCTCCACGGCGGGCATCGCCGCGGTCCTCGCGCCCGGGACCTGTCCCTTCTGGGCGCTCGACGTCCCGCTCGAGCCCTGGGGCGCCGAGGGGACGCTGACGGCGGCGACCGCGGAGCTGATCGGGGTCCGGCCGCCGATCGCGGGCACCTCCGACTCCCTCGTGCTCACCTTCGAGGGCGGGGTCGATGCGCACGTGGCCCTCGAGCTCGCGGCCGACGGCGGGGAGCCCGAGCACCTCGTGCAGACAGGCCCGGGCGAGGCCCGCTCGCAGTCGGCACGGATCCCCGTCCGCCTCATCGTGCAGGAGCGCGCCTACAGCCTCGCCGATCCCGAGCCGGTCCTGGCCCGTGTCGCGGCGCACCGCCTTCCCGTCCACGACGCGCTCGCGGAGCTCGGCACCGTCCACCCCCTCGAGGAGGGCGCGGCCCTTCCCGGCGCAGAGCGGCTGGGCCTGGCCGACGGCCGGGTCCGCGCGGAGTTCGAGCTCTCCGCGGAGGCGACCGAGGTGCTGGTCCTCGAGGCCGCGGACCTCGTGCGGCTCGAGCTGGACGGCACCGACCACGGCGTGAGCGTCACCCACGGAGCACCCCGCTCCCTGCCGCTCGCCCCTGGCACCGGGCACGCGCTCCGCGTGGACGCCGAGATCTGGGGCCGGGCGAACTTCGACGACGCCCGCCGCCCCGCGCTGCACCTCGGTGCCGGGCGCGGCACGGGCCAGGTGCTGCAGGTGCTCCGCACCGAGGACGTCTCCGACGCCTGGGAGGTGCGCCGCATCCCGGACCGCCGCTCCCGCGGGGATCTCGCCGCGCCGCCGCTGCGGGAGCTCGGCGGCTGGTCCAGCGCCCGACCGGGCCGGGACACCCTCTACGGCCGGGCCCTCGGTCCCGTCACCTCCTCGGCGGTGCTGCGCCTGGTGGGTCTGACCCACCCGGTGCACGTCGCCCTCGACGGCGGCGAGGAGACGCTGGTGGTCCCGGACGCCCCGGTGCTCGTCCTGCCCGGCGCGGGCTCCGGCGCGGTCGACGTCACCGTCCGCACCCCGCACGTGCCCGGCGGGCTGCTCGAGCGCGTCGAGCTCCTGACCGTGGTGCCGGCCCGCTGCACCCGCCTGCGCACGCTCGCCGAGGCGGATCTCGCCGCCGAGCTCACCGCGGTCGCCGCGGCGTCGGCGGAGGAGGCGTGGACCGCGGTCCCCGCCGCCTTCGACGGACTGCGGGTCGGCGCCGGCCGGCCAGTGCTGCTGCGCCTGGAGGGCGCGGACCGCACCTCCGACCAGGGCCTGCTGCTCGAGCTCGCCGGCCAGGACGTCGAGGTCACGGTGCTGGCCGGGGGCCGTCGGGTCTCCCGGCACGTGCTCGGCGAACCCGTGGTCGGCGGCGGCCCTGCAGGTCGCAGCTGGGTGCCCGCGAGCTGGTGCGGTCCCGAGGGCGGCGAGGTGCTCCTGCTCGTCGAGGCGATCGAGGGCGCAGGGGGTATCTTCGAGGGTGCTCGACGGGCGGCGACCTCCCGCTGA
- a CDS encoding ROK family transcriptional regulator, with translation MAAKTSKDIRNESRFMVLRTVYARHTVTRAQISTETGLSAATVTTLVGELVEEGVLREAGQISSQGGRPTATFQANPRRGTLLAVDVAETYVRVDLFDLSLARLGQERVELALGTQSIESIAELIGDAIGTLLERHPEVEGTVLGAGISLPGQVDPVRGVDVFAPNWGWHEVPLMEALERAVPVPVRIDNPLMALATGELWFGAGRRFRHFVAVNLGTGVGAGIILDGQLLRGPGNSAGEWGHTTLVWNGRACRCGRTGCVEAYVGVEGIRATLAEVDADHELLAVRHHRDFIERLMRAEVAGDAPAREALSRTGDYLAAGIGNLVNLLNPEHVSVLGWITRFAGYDLHDRVRARIAEECLPGPSSTVSIEFTEADGEGVSLGMAVLALEGFLEQVGLPSPSSPPAPAAAEDPGAGPRAGWAVPHRGTSSRAARR, from the coding sequence GTGGCAGCGAAGACGTCCAAGGACATCCGCAACGAGAGCCGCTTCATGGTGCTGCGGACGGTCTATGCCCGCCACACGGTGACCCGGGCCCAGATCAGCACCGAGACCGGGCTCAGCGCCGCGACCGTGACCACCCTCGTCGGCGAGCTGGTCGAGGAGGGGGTGCTCCGCGAGGCCGGGCAGATCTCCTCCCAGGGCGGTCGTCCCACCGCGACCTTCCAGGCCAACCCGCGGCGCGGCACGCTCCTCGCGGTCGACGTCGCGGAGACCTATGTGCGGGTGGACCTGTTCGACCTCTCCCTCGCCCGCCTCGGCCAGGAGCGGGTCGAGCTGGCGCTGGGCACGCAGAGCATCGAGTCGATCGCCGAGCTGATCGGCGACGCGATCGGGACTCTGCTGGAGCGTCATCCCGAGGTGGAGGGCACCGTGCTCGGCGCCGGGATCTCCCTGCCCGGGCAGGTCGACCCCGTGCGCGGTGTCGACGTCTTCGCCCCGAACTGGGGCTGGCACGAGGTGCCGCTCATGGAGGCGCTCGAGCGCGCGGTGCCGGTGCCGGTGCGGATCGACAACCCGCTCATGGCCCTCGCGACCGGCGAGCTGTGGTTCGGTGCGGGCCGGCGATTCCGGCACTTCGTCGCCGTGAACCTCGGCACCGGCGTGGGCGCCGGGATCATCCTGGACGGCCAGCTGCTGCGCGGCCCGGGGAACTCGGCCGGCGAGTGGGGCCACACGACCCTGGTCTGGAACGGACGCGCCTGCCGCTGCGGCCGCACCGGCTGCGTCGAGGCGTACGTGGGCGTGGAGGGCATCCGCGCCACCCTCGCCGAGGTCGACGCCGACCACGAGCTGCTCGCGGTGCGCCATCACCGGGACTTCATCGAGCGGCTCATGCGCGCCGAGGTCGCCGGGGACGCCCCGGCCCGCGAGGCGCTGTCCCGCACGGGCGACTACCTCGCGGCCGGCATCGGCAACCTCGTGAACCTGCTGAACCCCGAGCACGTCTCGGTGCTCGGGTGGATCACCCGCTTCGCCGGCTACGACCTGCACGACCGGGTGCGCGCCCGCATCGCGGAGGAGTGCCTGCCGGGTCCGTCGAGCACGGTGAGCATCGAGTTCACCGAGGCCGACGGCGAGGGCGTGAGCCTCGGCATGGCGGTGCTGGCCCTCGAGGGCTTCCTCGAGCAGGTGGGTCTGCCCAGCCCCAGCAGCCCGCCGGCGCCCGCCGCCGCGGAGGATCCGGGCGCCGGTCCGCGGGCCGGCTGGGCCGTGCCGCACCGGGGCACGTCCTCCCGCGCGGCGCGGCGCTGA
- a CDS encoding DUF1330 domain-containing protein, producing MSEQNPPAYAIAMLHDVHVTDELLTYMEVVEQTMVPFGGRWISHGRTPELLEGSRREDVVIIGFPDLAAARSWYESRAYQEIAPLRQRHSAATMVLLEGVGEDYTSLSTVEKLRRAVSP from the coding sequence ATGTCAGAACAGAATCCCCCGGCCTACGCCATCGCGATGCTCCATGACGTCCACGTCACCGACGAGCTGCTCACCTACATGGAGGTCGTCGAGCAGACGATGGTCCCCTTCGGCGGCCGATGGATCAGCCATGGGCGGACCCCGGAGCTGCTCGAGGGCAGCCGTCGCGAGGACGTGGTCATCATCGGCTTCCCCGACCTCGCCGCGGCGCGCTCCTGGTACGAATCCCGCGCCTACCAGGAGATCGCGCCTCTGCGGCAGCGTCACAGCGCCGCCACGATGGTCCTCCTCGAGGGCGTCGGCGAGGACTACACCAGCCTCTCCACCGTCGAGAAGCTGCGGCGCGCCGTCTCCCCGTGA
- a CDS encoding carbohydrate ABC transporter permease: protein MTTDLHTPPPKTALGLRRSRRLARVATLAFLIVASLVMAAPFLWMALSSIRDPTELAKVPMPLIPQDLRWENYSEALSRAPFGIYARNSLILATAAAVLNVAFGSACGYALAKMRFRLAPAIFGWMVACIMIPFYATVIPVFLMVRHMPLFGGNSLLGAGGTGWIDTWWALIVPGAISPFMVFLFRQFYVSTPSELIEAARLDGVSEFGIYTRIITPLIKPGLLTVALLSFEAGWNNFLWPLLVTTSENLRVIQVGISSFRQEASTDWHLLMAGTTMAAVPMIILFLVFQRYFVQGFAASGIK from the coding sequence ATGACGACTGATCTCCACACCCCGCCGCCGAAGACGGCCCTGGGGCTGCGCCGCAGCAGGAGGCTCGCCCGCGTGGCGACGCTCGCGTTCCTCATCGTGGCCTCGCTCGTCATGGCCGCCCCGTTCCTGTGGATGGCCCTGTCCTCGATCCGCGACCCCACCGAGCTCGCGAAGGTCCCCATGCCGCTGATCCCCCAGGATCTGCGCTGGGAGAACTACTCCGAGGCGCTGTCCCGAGCCCCGTTCGGGATCTACGCGCGCAACAGCCTCATCCTGGCGACCGCGGCGGCGGTGCTCAACGTGGCCTTCGGCTCCGCCTGCGGGTACGCCCTGGCCAAGATGCGGTTCCGCCTCGCCCCGGCGATCTTCGGCTGGATGGTCGCGTGCATCATGATCCCCTTCTACGCGACCGTGATCCCGGTGTTCCTGATGGTGCGCCACATGCCGCTGTTCGGCGGGAACAGCCTGCTCGGCGCGGGCGGCACCGGATGGATCGACACCTGGTGGGCGCTCATCGTGCCCGGGGCGATCTCCCCGTTCATGGTGTTCCTGTTCCGCCAGTTCTACGTCTCCACGCCCTCGGAGCTGATCGAGGCGGCGCGGCTGGACGGGGTGAGCGAGTTCGGGATCTACACCCGCATCATCACCCCGCTCATCAAGCCGGGCCTGCTCACCGTGGCGCTGCTGAGCTTCGAGGCGGGGTGGAACAACTTCCTGTGGCCGCTGCTGGTGACGACCTCGGAGAACCTCCGGGTGATCCAGGTGGGGATCTCGTCCTTCCGGCAGGAGGCCTCGACCGACTGGCACCTGCTGATGGCGGGCACCACCATGGCGGCGGTGCCGATGATCATCCTGTTCCTCGTCTTCCAGCGGTACTTCGTGCAGGGCTTCGCCGCCTCGGGGATCAAATGA